The following proteins come from a genomic window of Panicum hallii strain FIL2 chromosome 8, PHallii_v3.1, whole genome shotgun sequence:
- the LOC112903255 gene encoding uncharacterized protein LOC112903255: protein MKQLFGKSLGTVASLSKLLPTGTTLAFQTMAPAFTKGGECQDHDVNFAFTWGLISFLTVLCAALSFTDSVTDKHGVTYYGVATPRGFKLFNQDLRRLKPADGESIGHLRRRMKMNALDFLHAVVSAAVFVALAFCDAGVQRCLVKQESRPWKDFLTHLPLAVEFLASFVLIIYPSKRKGIGDVAIPDPEGPDTSHKTRWRFDKSLVTAAGLSKLLPAGTTLAFQTMAPSFTRGGECKRHGVNFAFTWGLIGFLTVLCAALSFTDSITDKDGTYYGIATLSGFRLFDHHPTREGEEEWEELKRRKRIKLRDCWHALLSAAVFVAIAFCNAGVQGCLVPKESSQWREFLTLLPLAVGFVASFVFIIFPSNRKGIGQEGALTLDQVEAKKDEANNDTTAAAAATTTTTKTWKKSSVSTQVAPSSSTARDEQPGSVPV, encoded by the coding sequence ATGAAGCAGCTCTTCGGCAAGTCACTGGGGACGGTGGCGAGCCTGTCGAAGCTCCTGCCCACCGGCACCACGCTGGCCTTCCAGACGATGGCGCCGGCCTTCACCAAGGGCGGCGAGTGCCAGGACCACGACGTCAACTTCGCCTTCACCTGGGGGCTCATCAGCTTCCTCACCGTGCTCTGCGCGGCGCTCAGCTTCACCGACAGCGTCACCGACAAGCACGGCGTCACCTACTACGGCGTGGCCACCCCCCGGGGCTTCAAGCTCTTCAACCAGGACCTGAGGCGCCTGAAGCCGGCCGACGGCGAGAGCATCGGCCACctgaggaggaggatgaagatGAACGCGCTGGACTTCCTGCACGCCGTCGTCAGCGCCGCCGTGTTCGTGGCCCTGGCCTTCTGCGACGCCGGCGTGCAGCGGTGCCTGGTCAAGCAGGAGTCGCGGCCCTGGAAGGATTTCCTCACCCACCTGCCGCTGGCGGTGGAGTTCCTCGCCAGCTTCGTGCTGATCATATACCCCTCCAAGAGGAAAGGCATCGGCGACGTCGCCATCCCGGACCCGGAGGGGCCCGACACGAGCCACAAGACGCGCTGGCGCTTCGACAAGTCGCTGGTGACGGCGGCGGGCCTGTCGAAGCTCCTGCCGGCCGGCACCACGCTGGCCTTCCAGACGATGGCGCCGTCCTTCACCAGGGGCGGCGAGTGCAAGCGCCACGGCGTCAACTTCGCCTTCACCTGGGGGCTCATCGGCTTCCTCACCGTGCTGTGCGCGGCGCTCAGCTTCACCGACAGCATCACGGACAAGGACGGCACCTACTACGGGATAGCCACCCTCAGTGGCTTCAGGCTCTTCGACCATCACCCTACTAGGGAGGGGGAAGAGGAGTGGGAGGAAttgaagaggaggaagaggatcaAGCTGCGGGACTGCTGGCACGCCCTCCTCAGCGCCGCCGTGTTCGTGGCGATCGCCTTCTGCAACGCCGGCGTGCAGGGGTGCCTGGTCCCCAAGGAGTCGAGCCAGTGGAGGGAGTTCTTAACCCTCCTGCCGCTGGCGGTTGGGTTCGTCGCCAGCTTCGTCTTCATCATCTTCCCCTCCAACAGGAAAGGCATCGGCCAAGAAGGCGCTTTGACCCTGGATCAGGTCGAAGCGAAGAAAGACGAGGCCAACAAcgacaccaccgccgccgccgccgccaccaccaccaccaccaagacATGGAAGAAGAGCTCCGTCAGCACCCAAGTTGCTCCATCGTCGTCGACGGCCCGTGATGAACAGCCTGGCTCGGTTCCCGTCTGA
- the LOC112902596 gene encoding probable CCR4-associated factor 1 homolog 9 gives MSSRRAPTPATTGGVPPSALRPPRPRGSDVFIRLVCAENLMPELATIRALLPQYPYVTVYAEHAAGGGGYADADGRVALPPGVRVEGLPAAARYALAKIDVDAFPLLRLGITLCDAHGRLPSLRAVPWAAAAAASVWQVELLPSRGSSSSSGGGGGGAATLRELAYALRATGVVSPETWGNVTWVAHGGLYHLGFLLKALTGGAPLPDTRGEFLAALRGYLGGRVFDVRYVAARVPKGVTLKGPLAYLAALLGAPAAAARGPWQAGEKSLAACQVFMRIKGLYFAWDGINMHAGCIDGLHAPPPWS, from the coding sequence ATGTCCAGCCGCCGCGCACCAACCCCGGCCACCACAGGGGGCGTCCCGCCGTCCgcgctccggccgccgcgcccgcgggGCAGCGATGTGTTCATCCGTCTGGTCTGCGCCGAGAACCTCATGCCGGAGCTGGCGACCATCCGCGCCCTCCTGCCGCAGTACCCCTACGTCACCGTCTACGCGGAGCACGCCGCCGGAGGGGGCGGCTACGCCGACGCCGACGGCCGCGTCGCGCTGCCGCCGGGCGTGCGGGTGGAGGgcctccccgcggcggcgcggtacGCGCTCGCCAAGATCGACGTCGACGCGTTCCCGCTCCTCCGGCTCGGCATCACGCTCTGCGACGCGCACGGGCGGCTCCCCTCGCTGCGCGCCGTCCcctgggccgccgccgccgccgcgtccgtgTGGCAGGTCGAGCTGCTCCCCAGCcgcggctcctcctcctcctccggcggcggcggcggcggggcggcgacccTGCGGGAGCTCGCGTACGCCCTGCGCGCCACCGGCGTGGTCTCCCCCGAGACCTGGGGCAACGTCACCTGGGTCGCGCACGGCGGGCTCTACCACCTCGGCTTCCTCCTCAAGGCGCTTACCGGCGGCGCGCCGCTGCCGGACACCAGGGGCGAGTTCCTCGCGGCGCTGCGAGGGTACCTCGGCGGGAGGGTGTTCGACGTGAGGTACGTGGCGGCGCGGGTGCCGAAGGGCGTCACCCTCAAGGGCCCGCTCGCGTACCTGGCGGCGCTGCTCGGcgcgcccgccgcggcggcgagggggcccTGGCAGGCCGGGGAGAAGAGCCTCGCCGCGTGCCAGGTGTTCATGCGGATCAAGGGGCTCTACTTCGCGTGGGACGGCATCAACATGCACGCCGGCTGCATCGACGGCCTGCACGCGCCGCCTCCGTGGAGCTGA
- the LOC112903465 gene encoding exocyst complex component EXO70B1-like — protein sequence MDRIPVPVAPLKSSSFSAATNREDKLARNLSLGPIKLNEHIKEARVEKADINAGGDAGGGEDGAPEEASEPDFATLSAEIDAFLAAHRGGESPPPVSEVTLDKFASAVEQEIAPSEGTEDKWVPEVPGEVPPLLAAIKRIAALSSALTENQAEGAKYTIGVHRVTGVLHRVMTFVEDEFHALLEDPRVAKTVPGGDTGSATGRSMRRPPSFGHGAEPDRCVIPSSDGGGAGEASPPFPPETVDRLRAMAEAMFAAGYDTECTEVFLVARRNALDASLQSLGYEKPSIDDVVKMPWEALESEVATWIKAFHHTVEVGLPGERDLCARVFAGDREGLGRDIFADLARCTMLHVLNFTEAVALTKRAAEKLFKVLDMYEVIRDVAPVVDAFVAPPGDEASGDQGGSAAAALADLKYELASVRSRLGESAAAIFCDLESSIRADAGKQPVPGGAVHPLTRYLMNYLKYACEYKNTLEQVFQEYRRPDDDEQHEGGGAGDPFAAQLMEVMELLHGNLEAKSRLYKDPSLSSIFLMNNGRYMLQKIRGSPEINAVVGEAWSRKRSTDLRQYHKNYQRETWSRVLNLLRDDGVITVKGHVQKPVLKERFKQFNAAMDEIQRTQGAWVVSDEQLQSELRVSIAAIIVPAYRSFLGRFAQHFTAGRQTEKYVKLSGEDLEAIIVELFDGNAVSMPRRRM from the coding sequence ATGGATAGGATCCCCGTCCCCGTCGCGCCGCTCAAGTCCAGCAGCTTCTCGGCGGCCACCAACCGGGAGGACAAGCTCGCCCGCAACCTCTCGCTCGGCCCCATCAAGCTCAACGAGCACATCAAGGAGGCGCGCGTGGAGAAGGCCGACATCAATGCCGGCGGGgatgcgggcggcggcgaggacggcgcGCCGGAGGAGGCCAGCGAGCCGGACTTCGCCACGCTGTCGGCGGAGATCGACGCATTCCTCGCCGCCCACAGGGGCGGCgagtcgccgccgcccgtctcGGAAGTGACGCTGGACAAGTTCGCCAGCGCCGTGGAGCAGGAGATCGCGCCGTCGGAGGGGACCGAGGACAAGTGGGTGCCCGAGGTGCCCGGCGAGGTGCCGCCGCTCCTGGCGGCGATCAAGCGCATCGCGGCGCTCTCGTCGGCGCTGACCGAGAACCAGGCGGAGGGCGCCAAGTACACGATCGGGGTGCACCGCGTCACGGGCGTGCTCCACCGCGTGATGACGTTCGTGGAGGACGAGTTCCACGCGCTGCTCGAGGACCCCCGCGTCGCCAAGACGGTGCCCGGCGGCGACACCGGCAGCGCCACGGGCAGGTCGATGAGGCGGCCGCCGTCGTTCGGGCACGGCGCCGAGCCCGACCGCTGCGTGATCCCCTCgtcggacggcggcggcgccggggaggCCTCCCCGCCGTTCCCGCCGGAGACCGTGGACCGGCTGCGCGCCATGGCGGAGGCCATGTTCGCGGCGGGGTACGACACCGAGTGCACGGAGGTGTTCCTGGTGGCGCGCCGGAACGCGCTGGACGCGTCGCTGCAGAGCCTCGGGTACGAGAAGCCGAGCATCGACGACGTGGTGAAGATGCCGTGGGAGGCGCTGGAGTCGGAGGTGGCCACGTGGATCAAGGCGTTCCACCACACCGTCGAGGTCGGGCTCCCCGGCGAGCGCGACCTCTGCGCCCGCGTCTTCGCCGGCGACCGCGAGGGCCTCGGCCGCGACATCTTCGCGGACCTCGCGCGCTGCACCATGCTGCACGTGCTCAACTTCACGGAGGCCGTGGCGCTGACGAAGCGCGCCGCCGAGAAGCTCTTCAAGGTGCTCGACATGTACGAGGTCATCCGCGACGTGGCCCCCGTGGTGGACGCGTTCGTCGCCCCGCCCGGCGACGAGGCCTCCGGCGACCAGGGCGggagcgcggccgccgccctggcCGACCTCAAGTACGAGCTGGCCTCCGTGCGCTCCCGCCTGGGCGAGTCTGCGGCGGCCATCTTCTGCGACCTGGAGAGTTCCATCCGCGCGGACGCCGGGAAGCAGCCGGTCCCGGGCGGCGCCGTGCACCCGCTGACCCGGTACCTGATGAACTACCTCAAGTACGCGTGCGAGTACAAGAACACGCTGGAGCAGGTGTTCCAGGAGTACCGGCGCCCGGACGACGACGAGCAgcacgagggcggcggcgccggcgacccGTTCGCGGCGCAGCTGATGGAGGTGATGGAGCTGCTGCACGGGAACCTGGAGGCCAAGTCGCGGCTGTACAAGGACCCGTCGCTGAGCAGCATCTTCCTGATGAACAACGGGCGGTACATGCTGCAGAAGATccgggggtcgccggagatcaACGCGGTGGTCGGCGAGGCGTGGTCCCGGAAGCGGTCGACGGACCTGCGGCAGTACCACAAGAACTACCAGCGGGAGACGTGGAGCCGCGTGCTGAACCTGCTCCGGGACGACGGCGTGATCACGGTGAAGGGGCACGTGCAGAAGCCGGTGCTCAAGGAGCGGTTCAAGCAGTTCAACGCCGCCATGGACGAGATCCAGCGGACGCAGGGGGCGTGGGTGGTAAGCGACGAGCAGCTGCAGTCGGAGCTGAGGGTGTCCATCGCCGCCATCATCGTGCCGGCGTACCGGTCGTTCCTCGGCCGGTTCGCGCAGCACTTCACCGCGGGGAGGCAGACGGAGAAGTACGTCAAGCTCAGCGGCGAGGACCTCGAGGCCATCATCGTGGAGCTCTTCGACGGCAACGCCGTGTCCATGCCCAGGAGAAGGATGTAA
- the LOC112872467 gene encoding citrate-binding protein-like, whose amino-acid sequence MIISSKVFMAQGTGVRSSSLLPSKAASRPSLLLLLLLLASSCTVHPARGEGLLTDGFTAVELSEAQFKVQKPYDVPLAERYELLAGGVRRMWVYATDKPITTAHPGGPRTEIKIELVYSSGVWQFEGYGYIPCGTSGASVMQIFGAAEHATTLMLHVYGGRLTYYHDVATGVVDAGIYDRWFRLNVVHDVAASNVTVFIDGERRLTMPGRGGGSHYFKFGVYGQSRNGMSYRMESRWRDVKVFTKCS is encoded by the exons ATGATCATCAGTTCAAAAGTTTTTATGGCTCAAGGCACGGGCGTTCGGTCGTCGTCGCTGCTTCCGTCAAAGGCGGCGTCGCGCCCATCGTTATTGctcctgttgctgctgctggcgTCGTCGTGCACCGTGCACCCGGCCCGCGGCGAGGGCCTGCTGACCGACGGCTTCACGGCGGTGGAGCTGTCCGAGGCGCAGTTCAAGGTGCAGAAGCCCTACGATGTGCCGCTGGCCGAGCGCTACGAGCTCCTCGCCGGCGGCGTGCGCCGGATGTGGGTCTACGCCACCGACAAGCCCATCACCACCGCCCACCCCGGCGGCCCCCGCACCGAGATCAAGATCGAG CTGGTGTACAGCTCCGGGGTGTGGCAGTTCGAGGGCTACGGCTACATCCCCTGCGGCACGTCGGGGGCGTCGGTGATGCAGATCTTCGGCGCGGCGGAGCACGCCACCACGCTGATGCTGCACGTCTACGGCGGCCGGCTGACCTACTACCACGACGTCGCCACGGGGGTCGTCGACGCCGGCATCTACGACCGGTGGTTCAGGCTCAACGTGGTCCACGACGTCGCGGCGTCCAACGTGACCGTCTTCATCGACGGCGAGCGCAGGCTGACCatgccggggcgcggcgggggctcACACTACTTCAAGTTCGGCGTGTACGGGCAGTCCAGGAACGGCATGTCGTATCGGATGGAGTCGCGGTGGAGGGACGTCAAGGTCTTCACCAAGTGCAGCTGA
- the LOC112902597 gene encoding citrate-binding protein-like, producing MAVTASSTTSPVAGGGGGSGRSAHLTAGFTRVRLTESQFVVQKPYDVPLRERYEQSGGVRRMWVFATDKPISASHPGVARTEIKVDKIYSSGVWQFEGDVFVPSGTSGASVMQIFGAAPPHASTLMLHVYGGRLTYYHDLTKVLAARVYDRWVRLNVAHDVAAGNVTVFVDGQRRLSAAGHGGTEHYFKFGVYKQSHHQPSRRMESRWKNVAVYTKP from the exons aTGGCCGTGACTGCATCGTCGACGACGTCccccgtcgccggcggcggcggcggctccggcCGCTCCGCTCACCTGACCGCCGGCTTCACCCGCGTGAGGCTGACGGAATCGCAGTTCGTGGTGCAGAAGCCCTACGACGTGCCCCTCCGCGAGCGCTACGAGCAGTCCGGCGGCGTCCGCCGTATGTGGGTCTTCGCCACCGACAAGCCCATCAGCGCCTCCCACCCCGGCGTCGCGCGCACCGAGATCAAAGTTGAC AAGATCTACAGCTCCGGTGTGTGGCAGTTCGAGGGCGACGTGTTCGTCCCGTCGGGCACGTCGGGCGCGTCGGTGATGCAGATCTTcggcgcggcgccgccgcaCGCCTCCACGCTGATGCTGCACGTCTACGGCGGCCGCCTCACCTACTACCACGACCTCACGAAGGTGCTCGCAGCCCGCGTCTACGACCGGTGGGTCCGGCTCAACGTCGCGCACGACGTCGCGGCAGGGAACGTGACCGTCTTCGTCGACGGCCAGAGGCGGCTGAGCGCCGCCGGCCACGGCGGGACCGAGCACTACTTCAAGTTCGGGGTGTACAAGCAGTCGCACCACCAGCCGTCGCGGCGCATGGAGTCGCGCTGGAAGAACGTGGCCGTCTACACCAAGCCGTGA